A part of Aquaspirillum sp. LM1 genomic DNA contains:
- a CDS encoding DUF177 domain-containing protein, with the protein MSDPILIDSLDFAKQRRQLSGVIAMADLPRTHDLLANTDGSLTWSLAGGADALSRPTLRLRLCADVQLVCQRCLTAIPFRLEADTVLTVFLYEDRLEAACEDDDALDAVLAEPEFNVLALIEDEVLLGLPIVARHEHCEPEVRLGGSGKPNPFAVLASLKRKPE; encoded by the coding sequence ATGTCTGACCCTATTTTGATCGACAGCCTCGACTTCGCGAAGCAGCGCCGGCAATTGTCCGGGGTAATCGCGATGGCCGACCTTCCCCGCACCCACGATCTGCTGGCCAATACCGATGGCTCGCTGACGTGGTCGCTGGCAGGCGGAGCGGACGCTTTATCGCGTCCAACCCTGCGTTTGCGTCTGTGTGCAGACGTGCAGCTGGTGTGTCAGCGCTGCCTGACGGCGATACCGTTCCGGCTGGAGGCCGACACGGTGCTCACGGTGTTTCTGTACGAAGACCGTCTGGAAGCGGCCTGTGAAGACGACGATGCGCTGGATGCCGTGCTGGCCGAGCCGGAATTCAACGTGCTGGCGCTGATTGAAGATGAGGTGTTGCTGGGCTTGCCGATTGTGGCGCGGCATGAGCACTGCGAGCCGGAAGTTCGGCTTGGTGGCAGTGGCAAACCCAACCCGTTTGCTGTGCTGGCCAGTCTCAAACGCAAGCCCGAGTAA
- the plsX gene encoding phosphate acyltransferase PlsX: MTISIAVDAMGGDVGVGVTIPAALAFLDLHPDTRLILVGQPGPIEAELKRHGRADSTRLSIHPATEVVGMDESPQLALKNKKNSSMRVAINLVKEGLAQACVSAGNTGALMATARFVLKTIPGIDRPAIAKLMPSVGAETCVLDLGANVDCTPEQMLQFGIMGATLMAGIKGRDNPRVGLLNIGSEDIKGNGAVKQAGEMLRQSNLNFVGNVEGTDIYSGTVDVVVCDGFTGNVALKTSEGLAHMVATFLREEFTRNWFTRLCALFALPVLVRFRRRVDSRRYNGASLLGLRGIVVKSHGGTDSLGFRCALEQAREEVHADVIQHITERVAGQLRSPEPVTEP; the protein is encoded by the coding sequence ATGACCATTTCCATTGCTGTGGACGCCATGGGAGGCGATGTAGGCGTTGGGGTAACCATCCCGGCTGCCCTGGCCTTTCTCGACCTGCACCCCGATACCCGCCTGATTCTGGTGGGCCAGCCCGGTCCGATTGAAGCCGAGCTGAAACGCCATGGCCGGGCCGACAGCACGCGGCTGTCCATCCATCCGGCAACCGAAGTGGTTGGCATGGATGAGTCGCCGCAACTGGCGCTGAAAAACAAGAAAAACTCCTCCATGCGGGTGGCGATCAATCTGGTCAAGGAAGGCCTGGCCCAGGCCTGCGTGTCTGCCGGCAATACCGGCGCACTGATGGCTACCGCCCGCTTTGTGCTGAAAACCATCCCTGGCATTGATCGCCCGGCCATTGCCAAGCTGATGCCGTCGGTGGGCGCGGAAACCTGCGTGCTTGATCTGGGGGCCAATGTCGATTGCACGCCCGAGCAGATGTTACAGTTTGGTATCATGGGGGCCACCCTGATGGCCGGCATCAAGGGCCGTGACAACCCCAGAGTGGGCTTGCTCAATATCGGCTCGGAAGACATCAAGGGTAACGGCGCGGTCAAACAGGCGGGTGAAATGCTGCGCCAGTCCAACCTGAACTTTGTGGGTAATGTCGAAGGCACTGATATCTACAGCGGCACGGTGGATGTGGTGGTGTGCGATGGTTTTACCGGCAATGTGGCGCTGAAAACCTCGGAAGGCCTGGCGCATATGGTGGCCACCTTCCTGCGTGAAGAATTTACCCGCAACTGGTTTACCCGGCTGTGTGCGCTGTTTGCCCTGCCGGTGCTGGTGCGTTTTCGCCGTCGGGTGGATTCCCGCCGTTATAACGGTGCCAGCCTCCTGGGTCTGCGTGGCATCGTGGTGAAAAGCCATGGTGGCACCGACAGCCTGGGCTTTCGCTGTGCGCTGGAACAGGCCAGGGAAGAAGTCCACGCCGACGTTATCCAACATATCACCGAACGGGTGGCCGGGCAGCTACGCTCGCCCGAGCCTGTGACGGAGCCCTGA
- the gmk gene encoding guanylate kinase gives MQTGNIFIVTAPSGAGKTTLVAALLAADKSVQLSVSHTTRQPRAGEIHGEDYHFVDRATFEAMIAHKDFLEYAEVYGNYYGTSVRWLREQLSLGRDILLEIDWQGAQQVRKLLPEAVSIFILPPSVEALGERLRGRAKDSDATIEARLAVVRSEIDHAAEADYLIFNEQLDEAVRDLIAVVRSQRLRTAKQLHVRSEQLRSMQSPSA, from the coding sequence ATGCAAACCGGAAACATCTTTATCGTCACCGCGCCGTCAGGCGCGGGCAAGACCACCCTGGTCGCCGCCCTGCTGGCGGCGGACAAAAGCGTACAGTTGTCGGTCTCGCACACCACGCGCCAGCCGCGCGCCGGCGAGATACACGGCGAGGACTACCATTTTGTCGATCGCGCCACCTTCGAGGCGATGATTGCCCACAAGGATTTCCTCGAATACGCCGAGGTATACGGCAATTATTACGGCACCTCGGTGCGCTGGCTGCGCGAGCAGCTGTCGCTGGGCCGCGATATCCTGCTGGAAATCGACTGGCAGGGCGCGCAGCAGGTGCGCAAGCTGCTGCCCGAGGCGGTGAGCATTTTTATCCTGCCGCCATCGGTGGAAGCGCTGGGCGAACGCCTGCGCGGGCGCGCCAAGGACAGCGATGCCACCATTGAGGCCCGCCTGGCCGTGGTCCGTTCGGAAATCGACCACGCGGCTGAAGCGGACTATCTGATTTTCAACGAACAGCTGGACGAAGCAGTGCGCGACCTGATTGCCGTGGTGCGCAGCCAGCGCCTGCGCACTGCCAAGCAGCTGCATGTGCGCAGCGAACAACTGCGCAGCATGCAAAGCCCGTCCGCCTGA
- the rpmF gene encoding 50S ribosomal protein L32, with product MAVQQNKKSPSKRGMHRAHDFLTNPALAIEASTGEVHLRHHISPNGFYRGRKVVKTKGE from the coding sequence ATGGCCGTTCAACAGAACAAAAAGTCCCCGTCCAAGCGCGGCATGCATCGTGCGCACGACTTCCTGACCAACCCGGCGCTGGCAATTGAAGCCTCCACCGGTGAAGTGCATCTGCGCCACCACATCAGCCCGAACGGTTTCTATCGTGGCCGTAAAGTGGTGAAGACCAAGGGCGAATAA
- a CDS encoding SAM-dependent methyltransferase → MSTLFLIPTPLGEQEVAHWMLPAQAERLRPLTHFVVEAAKTARKHLKQLALDTPLQQLQLAELNEHTPERELDALLAPLEAGHDMGLMSEAGCPAVADPGAALVRLAHARGHVVEPLIGPSSLLLALMASGANGQRFAFHGYLPVAENERITALRKLEQESRERDCAQLFIETPYRNQQMLTVLRQTLKPATLLTAACDLTLPTQTIISRRVKDWPTPGPDLHKRPAIFLLYAGK, encoded by the coding sequence ATGAGCACGCTGTTTTTGATTCCCACCCCGCTGGGCGAACAGGAAGTTGCACACTGGATGCTGCCGGCCCAGGCCGAACGCCTGCGCCCACTCACCCATTTTGTAGTGGAAGCGGCTAAAACAGCACGCAAGCATCTCAAGCAGCTGGCGCTGGACACCCCGCTGCAGCAACTGCAACTGGCCGAACTGAACGAACACACCCCCGAGCGTGAACTCGACGCGCTGCTGGCCCCGCTGGAGGCCGGCCACGACATGGGGCTGATGTCGGAAGCCGGCTGCCCGGCGGTGGCCGACCCCGGCGCGGCGCTGGTGCGCCTGGCCCACGCACGCGGCCATGTGGTTGAACCGCTGATTGGCCCCTCCTCGCTGTTGCTGGCGCTGATGGCCTCTGGTGCCAACGGCCAGCGCTTTGCCTTTCATGGCTACCTGCCGGTGGCGGAAAACGAGCGCATCACCGCGCTGCGCAAGCTGGAACAGGAATCACGCGAGCGCGACTGCGCCCAGCTGTTCATCGAAACCCCATACCGCAACCAGCAGATGCTGACCGTGCTGCGGCAGACGCTAAAGCCAGCCACCCTGCTGACGGCGGCCTGCGACCTGACCTTGCCGACGCAAACCATCATCAGCCGCCGGGTCAAGGACTGGCCCACTCCGGGGCCGGATCTGCACAAGCGGCCAGCAATTTTTCTGCTGTACGCCGGAAAATAA
- a CDS encoding nucleoside triphosphate pyrophosphatase, with product MTSLVLASTSRFRRELLARLGLPFAAVAPVCDETPLPGEHAAATASRLASVKARSLAHAHPDALIIGSDQVALLDGQQLGKPGSHARAVEMLQAMSGRTLEFHTALSVLHAASGREQQHTDITQVQMRTLSDGQIHAYLSREPDALLCAGAAKSEGLGGALIARIDSSDPNALIGLPLFALVGMLQQEGVEVLA from the coding sequence ATGACCTCCCTTGTGCTCGCCTCCACCTCGCGCTTTCGCCGCGAACTCCTTGCCCGCCTTGGCCTGCCGTTTGCCGCCGTGGCCCCGGTCTGTGATGAAACCCCGCTGCCCGGCGAACACGCCGCCGCCACCGCCAGCCGGCTGGCCTCGGTCAAGGCCCGCTCGCTCGCCCACGCCCACCCTGACGCGCTGATCATCGGCTCAGACCAGGTGGCGCTGCTCGATGGCCAGCAATTGGGCAAGCCAGGCAGCCATGCCCGTGCCGTCGAGATGTTGCAGGCCATGTCGGGACGCACGCTGGAATTTCATACGGCGCTCAGCGTGCTGCACGCCGCCAGTGGCCGTGAACAACAACACACCGACATCACCCAGGTACAGATGCGGACGCTGAGCGATGGGCAAATCCACGCCTACCTGAGCCGCGAGCCCGACGCGCTGCTGTGCGCTGGCGCGGCCAAAAGCGAGGGGCTGGGCGGGGCGCTGATTGCCCGCATCGACAGCAGCGACCCCAATGCCCTGATTGGCCTGCCGCTGTTTGCCCTGGTGGGCATGTTGCAACAGGAAGGCGTCGAGGTACTGGCATGA